From the genome of Turicibacter faecis, one region includes:
- a CDS encoding manganese efflux pump MntP, with the protein MGILTLIFIAVSLAMDAFTVSIAKGMSLKRSNSRQAAKVAVFFGGFQALMPLIGWICGQSFAKYIQTFTPWIALILLGAIGGKMLYEAFSHDGEEEENQGSLSVKSLTILAIATSIDALVVGVTFAFFDVNIVLAITIIGIITFIVSYIGVLLGKKIGKYLNNYAEIVGGIILILIGLSIFLNR; encoded by the coding sequence ATGGGAATTTTAACGTTGATTTTTATTGCGGTTAGCTTGGCCATGGATGCTTTTACGGTTTCTATTGCGAAGGGAATGAGTCTTAAGCGTTCTAATTCACGTCAGGCAGCAAAAGTCGCTGTATTTTTTGGTGGCTTTCAGGCTTTGATGCCCTTAATCGGTTGGATTTGTGGTCAAAGTTTTGCGAAGTACATTCAAACATTTACACCTTGGATTGCCCTTATCTTATTAGGGGCGATTGGGGGAAAGATGCTCTATGAGGCATTTTCTCACGATGGAGAGGAGGAGGAAAATCAAGGCTCATTAAGTGTAAAATCTTTAACAATCTTGGCCATTGCAACAAGTATAGATGCATTGGTCGTGGGAGTTACCTTTGCCTTTTTTGATGTTAATATTGTTCTAGCTATTACCATCATCGGTATTATTACATTTATCGTCAGTTATATCGGTGTTTTACTTGGGAAGAAGATTGGAAAATATCTGAATAATTATGCTGAGATTGTCGGTGGGATTATTTTAATTCTTATCGGATTAAGCATTTTCTTAAATCGATAA
- a CDS encoding M42 family metallopeptidase encodes MSFDQSYFYSLVKDILTTPSPSGYTYHVIEKIAQYSSELGLSHHKTNKGNLIIEFPGIHPNQTLALAAHVDTLGLMVRSINHDGTLNLTSIGGNQMMTLQGEYCQIHTRNNTTYTGTILSTTPSAHVYKECTQTGQTIDELMVRIDEKAESKDDVINLGIQNGDFISIDPKTVITKSGFIKSRHIDDKVSVSIILTVFKYLKDNNLKPRHTIKLIISTYEEVGHGASYIPNDVSRLLVVDMGCVGKDLSCTEYDVSICAKDSSGPYDYNMVSELLTLSKKHQINHAIDIYPFYGSDASAALRAGHDIKAALIGPGVHASHGVERTHIEGCLNTMKLIFAYLTEIQF; translated from the coding sequence ATGTCATTCGACCAATCCTATTTTTATAGCCTGGTTAAGGATATTTTAACGACTCCTAGCCCAAGTGGCTATACATATCATGTTATTGAAAAAATAGCCCAATATAGCAGCGAATTGGGTCTTTCTCACCATAAAACCAATAAAGGTAATCTTATAATTGAATTTCCGGGAATCCACCCCAACCAAACACTTGCGTTGGCAGCCCACGTCGATACTTTGGGACTTATGGTTCGTTCTATTAACCATGACGGAACACTAAACTTAACCTCAATTGGTGGAAATCAAATGATGACATTACAAGGAGAATACTGTCAAATTCATACCCGAAATAATACCACTTATACGGGAACAATTCTTAGCACCACCCCGTCCGCTCACGTCTATAAGGAATGTACACAAACAGGACAGACTATTGATGAGCTTATGGTTAGAATCGATGAAAAGGCGGAGAGTAAAGACGACGTTATTAATCTAGGTATACAAAATGGTGATTTCATATCAATTGACCCCAAAACAGTCATCACCAAAAGTGGATTTATTAAATCTCGGCATATTGACGACAAAGTAAGTGTTTCGATTATTCTAACAGTCTTTAAGTATTTGAAAGACAACAACTTAAAGCCTCGACATACGATTAAACTTATTATCTCTACTTATGAAGAAGTGGGACATGGAGCCTCTTATATTCCAAATGATGTCAGTCGCTTACTTGTCGTTGATATGGGGTGTGTAGGTAAAGATTTATCATGTACCGAGTATGATGTTTCCATCTGTGCTAAAGATTCATCTGGCCCCTATGACTATAATATGGTTTCCGAGCTCCTCACTTTGTCTAAAAAACACCAAATAAACCACGCAATCGACATATACCCTTTCTATGGTTCGGATGCCTCAGCTGCTCTTCGCGCTGGGCACGATATAAAAGCGGCCTTAATCGGACCTGGGGTCCATGCTTCACACGGAGTCGAACGAACCCATATTGAAGGATGTCTCAACACAATGAAATTAATCTTCGCCTACTTAACAGAAATTCAATTTTAA
- the dusB gene encoding tRNA dihydrouridine synthase DusB yields the protein MSFKIREIEIDNPVVLAPMAGVCNAAFRTIIKEMGTGLIYAEMVSDKAVVYQNKKTLDMLYVDPAERPLSMQIFGADKETFIEAAKYVDANCDCDIIDINMGCPVPKVTKNEAGARLLLEPEKIYDIVASVVDVCKKPVTVKMRTGWDKEHIYAIENALKIEQAGASAVAVHGRTRSQMYEGKADWGIIKDVKEAIKTIPVIGNGDINSPEVAKKVLEESGVDGIMIGRAALGNPWLMKQIVHYLKTDELIEEPSADEKLRLAIDHMDRLIDLKCEKVALLEMRSHMAWYIKGLEGATHVKRLITTVKTRQEMMDIINRYQAYLHGDKSAKLVVE from the coding sequence ATGAGTTTTAAAATCCGTGAAATTGAAATTGATAATCCTGTTGTTTTAGCACCAATGGCTGGTGTTTGTAATGCCGCATTTCGTACGATTATTAAAGAAATGGGAACGGGATTAATTTATGCAGAAATGGTAAGTGATAAGGCTGTTGTGTATCAAAATAAAAAAACGTTAGATATGCTATATGTTGATCCGGCAGAGCGTCCATTATCGATGCAAATTTTTGGTGCAGATAAGGAAACGTTTATTGAGGCAGCTAAATATGTTGATGCGAATTGTGATTGCGACATTATTGATATTAATATGGGATGTCCAGTTCCTAAGGTGACTAAAAATGAAGCGGGAGCACGTTTGTTATTAGAACCAGAAAAAATCTATGATATTGTCGCAAGCGTTGTAGATGTTTGTAAAAAGCCTGTAACCGTAAAAATGCGTACAGGATGGGATAAAGAGCATATTTATGCGATTGAGAATGCATTGAAAATTGAACAAGCAGGGGCGAGTGCTGTTGCTGTCCACGGACGCACACGTTCGCAAATGTACGAAGGAAAAGCAGACTGGGGAATTATTAAAGATGTTAAAGAGGCAATTAAAACGATTCCTGTTATAGGTAATGGAGATATTAATTCTCCAGAAGTCGCTAAAAAGGTGTTAGAGGAGTCTGGGGTAGATGGTATTATGATTGGTCGTGCTGCCCTTGGAAATCCATGGCTTATGAAGCAAATTGTACACTATTTAAAAACAGATGAGTTAATTGAAGAACCGTCAGCAGATGAAAAGCTACGCTTAGCTATTGACCATATGGATAGATTAATTGATTTAAAATGTGAAAAGGTCGCCCTACTTGAGATGAGATCGCATATGGCATGGTATATTAAAGGATTAGAGGGTGCAACTCATGTTAAACGTCTAATTACAACGGTTAAGACGCGTCAGGAAATGATGGATATTATTAATCGTTATCAAGCTTATTTACATGGGGATAAGTCTGCAAAATTGGTAGTTGAATAA
- a CDS encoding calcium/sodium antiporter, producing the protein MSYIMLIVGFILLIKGADWFVGGASSIAKTLKIPSLIIGLTIVAFGTSAPEAAVSITGAFAGANDITVGNVIGSNMFNLLVVVGVSAFICPLKVKRSIIAKEFPFAILGTFVLILLGYDSKYHNYPDNVLTQADGIMLLLLMAIFMYYLIELALTSRKNGVEAETEEEIKVYSMPKSIGLCLIGIVGIVLGGDWVVDAASAIALTFGMSQSMVGLTIVAIGTSLPELVTSVVAARKGESDIALGNVIGSNIFNVFFVLGISSTIHEITINTSVFFDMFLMLITSLIAYGFAVSKRKINKVEGVILISLYVAYMAFVIWKG; encoded by the coding sequence ATGAGTTATATCATGTTGATTGTTGGTTTTATTTTGTTAATAAAAGGGGCGGATTGGTTCGTAGGAGGGGCGTCGTCGATTGCTAAAACATTGAAAATACCGAGCTTGATTATCGGATTAACGATTGTAGCATTTGGTACGAGTGCTCCAGAGGCAGCGGTAAGTATTACAGGGGCCTTTGCTGGTGCAAATGATATTACAGTAGGAAATGTTATCGGATCTAATATGTTTAATTTATTAGTGGTAGTTGGAGTTTCCGCTTTTATCTGTCCGTTAAAGGTTAAGCGATCTATCATCGCGAAGGAATTCCCATTTGCGATTTTAGGGACATTTGTTTTAATTCTTTTAGGATATGATTCGAAATATCATAATTATCCTGATAATGTCTTGACACAAGCAGATGGAATTATGTTGTTGTTATTGATGGCTATCTTTATGTATTATCTGATTGAATTAGCGTTAACTTCTCGTAAGAATGGCGTTGAGGCTGAGACAGAAGAAGAGATTAAGGTATATTCAATGCCTAAAAGTATTGGATTATGTTTAATTGGTATTGTTGGAATTGTCCTTGGTGGGGATTGGGTCGTTGATGCGGCGTCAGCCATTGCCCTAACATTCGGAATGAGCCAAAGTATGGTAGGTTTAACAATTGTAGCTATTGGGACATCCTTACCAGAATTAGTGACTTCCGTTGTGGCCGCTCGTAAAGGTGAGAGTGATATTGCACTTGGAAATGTAATTGGTTCAAATATATTCAATGTGTTTTTTGTTCTTGGAATTTCATCAACTATTCACGAGATTACGATTAATACGTCCGTATTTTTCGACATGTTCTTGATGTTGATCACCTCACTAATTGCCTATGGATTTGCGGTGTCTAAACGTAAGATTAATAAAGTAGAAGGAGTTATATTAATTTCACTTTATGTAGCGTATATGGCTTTTGTTATTTGGAAGGGATAA